One Poecilia reticulata strain Guanapo linkage group LG19, Guppy_female_1.0+MT, whole genome shotgun sequence genomic window carries:
- the tbc1d24 gene encoding TBC1 domain family member 24, whose translation MAEDEYGTFVDWSQMGDLATSSGPTKLDCKELKEFKQMARQGYWAKNHKLRAQVYQQLIKSIPCRTVTPDAEVYRDIIGDAAAKKPSSHIPLPEFVDGNPVPRYCLKAEAVASAHRIINCVAGQFPDISHCPSLPALTALLLHFSKDEAQCFEHVSRILACNEPGKRLLDQTFLAYESSCMTFGDLANKYCTAAHKLIVATAQDVVDVYADWQRWVLGDLPFAHMVRVLDVYLVEGYKVLYRVAIALLKFYRKHKTGGQAGQNQQLDSGKTRSDIQAFIKGIGSIVTPEKLLEKSFSIRLISRKEITLLQVTNEKSLQQKGITVKQKRRNVQLALDPDTFTSEIVSAKEMHDIWSWIPERFALCQPELLFTTSTHGCSLSRFYSHCEGHEPTLLLIRTTDGDVCGAFLSSDWEERKRGGNKLSYFGTGECFVFRLKPEMERYEWVVIRHPELASAVRPAGPDDPAAAAAADPSADQNLPQPDKPPGELSPFLATHHFNLNSKNTSMFMAGSFDSIIVGGGGDGNALFIDAELNHGHTGRCATFDNPPLCKESFQISLLEAWGFQDAMAH comes from the exons ATGGCTGAGGACGAATACGGCACGTTTGTGGACTGGAGCCAGATGGGGGATCTGGCGACGAGCAGCGGGCCGACCAAGCTGGACTGCAAAGAGCTGAAGGAGTTCAAGCAGATGGCTCGCCAAGGCTACTGGGCCAAGAACCACAAACTGCGGGCTCAGGTCTACCAGCAGCTCATCAAGTCCATCCCGTGCCGCACCGTTACGCCGGATGCTGAGGTGTACCGTGACATCATAGGCGACGCCGCCGCGAAGAAGCCGTCGTCTCACATCCCGCTGCCGGAGTTCGTGGACGGAAATCCGGTGCCGCGGTACTGCTTGAAGGCGGAGGCGGTGGCCTCGGCGCATCGGATCATCAACTGCGTGGCGGGTCAGTTCCCAGACATCTCGCACTGCCCGTCCCTCCCGGCGCTCACCGCGCTGCTCCTGCACTTCAGCAAAGACGAGGCGCAGTGCTTCGAGCACGTCAGCCGCATCCTGGCCTGCAACGAGCCGGGCAAACGGCTGCTGGACCAAACCTTCCTGGCCTACGAGTCCAGCTGCATGACCTTCGGCGACCTGGCCAACAAGTACTGCACGGCGGCGCACAAACTGATAGTCGCCACCGCCCAGGACGTGGTGGACGTCTACGCCGACTGGCAGCGCTGGGTGCTGGGCGACCTGCCGTTCGCCCACATGGTCCGGGTGCTGGATGTGTATCTGGTGGAGGGCTACAAGGTCCTCTACCGCGTCGCCATCGCCTTGCTCAAGTTTTACCGCAAACACAAAACGGGAGGCCAAGCGggacagaaccagcagctcGACTCGGGGAAAACCCGGTCGGACATTCAGGCGTTCATCAAAGGCATCGGTTCCATCGTCACGCCGGAGAAGCTGCTGGAGAAATCCTTCTCCATCCGCCTGATCAGCCGCAAGGAGATCACGCTGCTGCAGGTCACCAACGAGAAGTCGCTGCAGCAGAAGGGAATCACCGTCAAGCAGAAGAG GCGGAACGTGCAGCTGGCTCTGGATCCCGACACGTTCACCTCGGAGATCGTCAGCGCCAAGGAGATGCACGACATCTGGTCGTGGATCCCGGAGCGCTTCGCCCTGTGCCAGCCGGAGCTCCTCTTCACCACCTCCACCCACGGCTGCAGCCTCAGCAG GTTCTACTCTCACTGCGAAGGCCATGAACCCACCCTGCTCCTGATCCGGACCACCGATGGCGAT GTGTGTGGAGCCTTCCTGTCGTCGGACTGGGAGGAGAGGAAACGTGGAGGCAACAAGCTGAGCTATTTCGGCACCGGGGAGTGTTTCGTATTCAGG CTGAAGCCTGAGATGGAGCGCTACGAGTGGGTGGTGATCCGCCACCCTGAGTTGGCGTCGGCCGTCCGGCCCGCGGGTCCGGACGATCCGgccgccgctgccgccgccgaTCCGAGCGCAGACCAGAACCTCCCGCAGCCCGACAAGCCTCCTGGAGAACTGTCGCCGTTTCTGGCTACGCACCACTTCAACCTCAACTCCAAGAACACGTCGATGTTCATGGCCGGGAGCTTCGACTCCATCATCGTGG GAGGCGGCGGCGACGGCAACGCCCTGTTCATCGACGCGGAGCTGAACCACGGCCACACCGGCCGCTGCGCCACCTTCGACAACCCGCCGCTCTGCAAGGAGAGCTTCCAGATTTCCCTGCTGGAGGCGTGGGGCTTCCAGGACGCCATGGCccactga